The following coding sequences lie in one Hoplias malabaricus isolate fHopMal1 chromosome 14, fHopMal1.hap1, whole genome shotgun sequence genomic window:
- the mc3r gene encoding melanocortin receptor 3, whose translation MNGSYGYMLLLQGRSSINLTEGELANGTTTPMGSNSSTSSPPAGALCQQVQIQAEVFLALGIVSLLENILVILAVAKNKNLHSPMYFFLCSLAAADMLVSVSNSLETIVITILRNNLLELSDSFVRLMDNVFDSMICISLVASICNLLAIAVDRYVTIFYALRYHSIVTVRRALNAIAAIWMVCIICGIVFIIYSESKTVIICLITMFFAMLALMATLYVHMFLLARLHVQRIAALPPAAIPSGHPAPRQHTCMKGAVTITILLGVFFCCWAPFFLHLILLVACPQHPLCVCYMSHFTTYLVLIMCNSVIDPIIYAFRSLEMRKTFKEILCCFGTGCQAPICESEQETETERQGERHQEREKESETE comes from the coding sequence ATGAACGGATCTTACGGTTACATGCTCCTCCTGCAGGGACGCTCTTCAATTAACCTCACAGAAGGAGAACTTGCCAATGGAACTACAACACCTATGGGCTCCAACAGCAGTACCTCCTCTCCACCAGCAGGGGCACTGTGCCAGCAGGTTCAGATCCAGGCAGAGGTTTTCCTGGCCCTTGGTATTGTCAGCCTGCTGGAGAATATCCTGGTCATCTTGGCAGTGGCAAAGAACAAGAATCTCCACTCCCCAATGTACTTTTTTCTTTGTAGTTTGGCGGCAGCTGACATGCTAGTCAGTGTCTCTAACTCTCTGGAGACCATTGTGATCACCATCTTGAGGAACAATCTCCTGGAGCTGAGCGATTCTTTTGTGAGGCTGATGGACAATGTCTTTGACTCTATGATCTGCATATCGCTGGTTGCTTCCATCTGCAACCTCTTGGCCATCGCTGTTGACCGCTACGTCACCATCTTCTATGCCCTGCGCTACCACAGCATCGTGACTGTCCGCAGGGCATTGAACGCCATTGCTGCAATCTGGATGGTGTGCATCATTTGCGGAATTGTCTTCATCATCTACTCTGAGAGCAAGACAGTCATCATTTGTCTGATCACTATGTTCTTTGCCATGCTAGCCCTGATGGCCACCCTATACGTGCACATGTTCCTCCTGGCCAGGCTCCATGTCCAGCGCATTGCTGCACTGCCCCCTGCAGCCATCCCCAGTGGCCACCCAGCGCCGCGGCAACACACATGCATGAAGGGGGCGGTAACCATCACCATCCTGCTGGGAGTATTCTTCTGCTGCTGGGCTCCATTTTTCTTGCACCTCATCCTGCTGGTGGCCTGTCCCCAGCACCCACTCTGTGTGTGCTATATGTCCCATTTCACAACTTACCTGGTGCTCATCATGTGCAACTCTGTCATCGACCCCATCATCTATGCCTTCCGCAGCCTGGAGATGAGAAAAACCTTCAAGGAGATTCTCTGCTGCTTTGGCACCGGTTGCCAAGCACCAATCTGTGAGAGTGAGCAAGAGACGGAGACAgagaggcagggagagagacaccaagagagggagaaggagagtgagacagagtaa